The Deltaproteobacteria bacterium genomic sequence TCAGGAATAGTTTCATTATCGCGCCTCATATCGCGAATAACTGCGGCCACAAGTTTACGAATACCACGCAATGCCGCTTCTGGAGATGCCGCCAAATGACTAAGGCTAGGGAATTCAGCACAAAGGCCAACATACTCTTGGTCTTCATCTAACCAAGTTAC encodes the following:
- a CDS encoding toxin-antitoxin system HicB family antitoxin; its protein translation is VTWLDEDQEYVGLCAEFPSLSHLAASPEAALRGIRKLVAAVIRDMRRDNETIPEPIASRRFSGRLLVRLPPETHRHLTLQAAEAGVSINRLVSAKLER